The Pseudomonas orientalis genome contains a region encoding:
- the gcvA gene encoding transcriptional regulator GcvA: MRDLPPTATLRAFEAATRHPTFTAAAQELHVSQSAVSHQLKHLETLWGLQLFERGQPLRLTAAGATLAPIVREFFISLEATLGDLREQKGRVRLSVSTTYSFALKWLLPRLPSLARQHPELLVSLDTTDKIIHFSGGQADVAIRLGKGSYPGLYSEFLFGEQVFPVASPDLLGRLGTPHTPADLLRLPLLTRDGAELVPKWEAWFQAVGLVFSPLRESVRFGDSNMTVEAALLGQGVALVRSGHVENEISDGRLVRLFDVPFPSPLAYYFVCPKGIEAQPHILDFRQWLMAEALKVQQAAH, translated from the coding sequence ATGAGAGACCTGCCGCCGACCGCCACCTTGCGCGCGTTTGAAGCCGCCACGCGGCATCCGACCTTTACAGCCGCCGCCCAGGAACTGCATGTGAGCCAGAGCGCGGTCAGCCACCAGCTCAAGCATCTGGAAACGCTGTGGGGGCTGCAGCTGTTTGAACGCGGTCAACCGCTACGCCTCACGGCGGCGGGGGCTACGCTGGCGCCCATCGTGCGCGAATTCTTCATCAGCCTGGAGGCGACCCTGGGCGATCTGCGCGAGCAAAAAGGCCGGGTTCGACTCAGCGTCAGTACCACCTATTCGTTCGCACTCAAATGGCTGCTGCCGCGCTTGCCGAGCCTGGCCCGTCAGCACCCCGAGCTGCTGGTGTCGCTGGACACCACCGACAAGATCATCCACTTCTCGGGGGGCCAGGCCGATGTCGCGATTCGGCTGGGCAAGGGCAGTTATCCCGGTCTGTATTCGGAGTTTCTGTTCGGCGAGCAGGTGTTTCCGGTGGCCAGCCCCGATTTGCTGGGGCGCCTTGGAACGCCGCACACCCCGGCCGATTTGTTGCGCTTGCCGCTGCTGACCCGCGACGGCGCCGAGCTGGTGCCGAAATGGGAGGCCTGGTTCCAGGCCGTCGGGCTGGTGTTTTCGCCGCTCAGGGAAAGCGTCAGGTTCGGCGACAGCAACATGACGGTCGAGGCCGCCTTGCTCGGCCAGGGCGTTGCATTGGTGCGCAGTGGCCACGTGGAAAACGAAATCAGCGATGGCCGGCTGGTGCGGCTGTTCGATGTGCCGTTCCCATCGCCGCTGGCTTACTACTTTGTGTGCCCCAAGGGCATCGAGGCGCAGCCGCACATTCTCGACTTTCGACAGTGGTTGATGGCCGAGGCGCTGAAAGTGCAACAGGCCGCTCACTAG
- a CDS encoding SDR family oxidoreductase — translation MDKVTQAPLILITGGSRGVGAATARLAAARGYDVAISYVANEPAALAVVADVQAAGRRALAVQADSADPEQVAQLFAAIDRTFGRIDVLVNNAGVLATQSRLEDLGHERMQRIFAVNAIGPMLCAQQAVKRMAYRHNGSGGVVINVSSGAARLGSPNEYIDYAASKGALETFTIGFAKEVAREGIRVNCVRPGHIYTEMHASGGEPGRVDRVKDSIPMGRGGQPEEVAQAILWLAGAEASFVTGTFLDVTGGK, via the coding sequence ATGGACAAGGTCACACAGGCACCCCTGATCCTGATCACCGGAGGCAGTCGCGGCGTGGGTGCAGCCACCGCTCGACTGGCCGCCGCCAGGGGCTATGACGTCGCGATCAGCTACGTGGCCAACGAACCGGCGGCGCTGGCGGTGGTGGCGGATGTGCAGGCAGCGGGGCGCAGGGCCCTGGCCGTGCAGGCCGACAGCGCAGACCCCGAACAGGTCGCGCAGTTGTTCGCGGCCATTGACCGCACGTTCGGGCGCATTGATGTCCTGGTCAATAACGCCGGGGTGCTGGCGACCCAGTCGCGCCTGGAGGATCTTGGTCATGAACGCATGCAGCGCATCTTTGCGGTCAATGCCATCGGCCCCATGCTCTGCGCCCAGCAAGCGGTCAAGCGCATGGCTTACCGGCACAACGGGTCGGGCGGGGTGGTGATCAATGTCTCTTCCGGCGCCGCACGCCTGGGCAGTCCCAACGAATACATCGACTATGCCGCGTCAAAAGGCGCCCTGGAGACGTTTACCATCGGGTTTGCCAAGGAAGTGGCGCGCGAGGGCATACGCGTCAACTGTGTTCGCCCCGGGCACATCTACACCGAGATGCACGCCAGCGGCGGCGAGCCGGGCCGCGTGGATCGCGTCAAAGACTCGATTCCCATGGGGCGCGGCGGCCAACCGGAGGAAGTGGCGCAGGCCATCCTCTGGCTGGCCGGCGCCGAAGCGTCGTTTGTGACCGGCACATTCCTTGACGTGACGGGCGGCAAGTAA
- a CDS encoding GNAT family N-acetyltransferase translates to MELYIRPATLDDVHALLALDAYATAHASRRVFIHDAVVRQQCLVAEAGGQCAGYLVLTNDFFHHDFVALVVVAPMHQRQGVALALLAGAEKLCKTPKLFASTNLCNTASQAMLAKAGFIPSGRIENLDEGDPEQVYVKFVC, encoded by the coding sequence ATGGAACTGTACATCCGCCCCGCCACACTCGACGACGTGCATGCACTTCTCGCACTGGACGCCTACGCCACGGCCCACGCCAGTCGCCGTGTATTTATCCATGACGCCGTTGTGCGCCAGCAATGCCTGGTCGCCGAGGCAGGCGGCCAGTGCGCTGGCTACCTGGTGCTGACCAATGATTTCTTCCATCACGACTTTGTGGCGCTGGTGGTCGTGGCGCCGATGCACCAACGCCAGGGGGTGGCGCTGGCGCTGCTGGCGGGCGCCGAAAAGCTGTGCAAAACGCCCAAGCTGTTTGCCTCGACCAACCTCTGCAACACCGCTTCCCAGGCGATGCTGGCCAAAGCCGGGTTCATACCGAGCGGTCGAATCGAGAACCTTGATGAAGGCGACCCGGAACAGGTGTACGTCAAATTCGTTTGTTGA
- a CDS encoding DMT family transporter has protein sequence MPIHLVCLVLFAALLHASWNALLRGGADRLWSMTVMCIAIAITCSLAAAFMPIPATESWGYALLSALLHVGYNLFLVRSYRVGDLGQIYPISRGSSPALITLGAAVFAGERIAPGQLLGIALVSGGIISLAFKGRSLSVPSLPYALGTGCFIAAYSVVDGIGARLSGAPLAYTAWMCALWGVLMPMVYIGLRDARSLFSVRPGLLTAALGGLVSLLAYAIVIYAMNEAPLGAVSALRETSVLFALLIGYLFLGETLTLRRVLACVVIVAGILIIG, from the coding sequence ATGCCTATCCATCTTGTTTGCCTGGTTCTTTTCGCCGCGCTCCTGCACGCCAGCTGGAATGCGCTGCTGCGTGGCGGTGCCGACCGGCTGTGGTCGATGACTGTGATGTGTATTGCCATCGCCATCACCTGCAGCCTCGCCGCAGCGTTCATGCCAATACCCGCGACTGAGAGCTGGGGGTATGCGCTGCTCTCAGCGTTACTGCATGTGGGCTACAACCTGTTTCTGGTGCGCAGCTATCGGGTCGGTGACCTGGGGCAGATCTATCCGATTTCGCGTGGGTCGTCGCCGGCCCTGATCACCCTGGGTGCCGCCGTGTTTGCCGGCGAGCGCATCGCGCCCGGCCAGTTGCTGGGGATCGCGCTGGTTTCTGGCGGGATCATTTCGCTGGCTTTCAAGGGGCGCAGCCTGTCGGTTCCCAGCCTGCCCTATGCGCTGGGCACCGGCTGCTTCATCGCGGCCTACAGCGTCGTCGACGGCATCGGTGCCAGGCTCTCCGGCGCGCCGCTAGCCTACACCGCCTGGATGTGTGCCTTGTGGGGCGTGCTGATGCCGATGGTGTATATCGGCCTGCGCGATGCCCGCAGCTTGTTCAGTGTGCGGCCCGGCCTGTTGACCGCCGCGCTCGGCGGGTTGGTCTCCTTGCTGGCCTATGCAATCGTTATCTACGCCATGAACGAAGCGCCCCTGGGCGCGGTGTCGGCATTGCGCGAAACCAGCGTGCTGTTTGCGCTGTTGATCGGTTACCTGTTTCTCGGCGAGACGCTCACCCTGCGCCGCGTCCTGGCGTGTGTGGTGATCGTAGCCGGCATCCTCATCATCGGCTGA
- a CDS encoding sensor histidine kinase, which produces MLDKPPADKSQINDKPLWRWIGMRMSLLAIGAVVVISVCMWINITLTDWSFVQHLPPGLREELQQLRADPGLNEPRLRQLVAQYYPLDYFQPAIANHDWLVLVGLVLVAIPIIIACGLWFSRPLSSQFSTIAQGARRVAGGDFLTRLPVHRAAPDELQRLVSDFNSMSTQLERYERDVRESSAVIAHELRTPLNAAMGRVQGMLDEVFPSDAAQLGMVKRQLDQLSKLVDDLHLLSMARAGRLVLERSDFPLMALVAERLAWFEPQLDQAGVRTQVSMTDGLRVHADRDRLGQVINILVDNLLRYAAGGGELNIVACQVQDQVVIEIGDRGPGIEAQHLDSVFDRFWRAERSRARYSGGSGLGLSIARAICQAHGGAMTASNLDEGGTLIRAQFPV; this is translated from the coding sequence ATGTTGGATAAACCCCCTGCGGATAAATCGCAGATCAACGACAAACCACTGTGGCGCTGGATCGGCATGCGCATGAGCCTGCTGGCGATCGGCGCGGTGGTGGTGATCTCGGTGTGCATGTGGATCAACATCACGCTGACGGATTGGAGTTTTGTGCAGCATCTGCCGCCGGGGCTGCGCGAAGAGCTGCAGCAACTGCGCGCCGATCCAGGGCTCAACGAGCCACGCTTGCGTCAATTGGTTGCCCAGTACTACCCCCTGGACTATTTCCAGCCGGCCATCGCCAATCACGACTGGCTGGTACTGGTTGGCCTGGTGCTGGTCGCCATCCCCATCATCATTGCCTGCGGCCTGTGGTTTTCGCGGCCCTTGTCCAGCCAGTTTTCGACGATTGCCCAGGGCGCCAGGCGCGTCGCCGGCGGGGATTTCCTGACGCGTCTGCCGGTCCACCGCGCTGCACCCGACGAGCTGCAACGCTTGGTCAGCGACTTCAACAGCATGAGCACCCAACTGGAGCGCTATGAGCGTGACGTGCGAGAGTCCAGCGCGGTCATTGCCCACGAGCTGCGCACGCCGTTGAATGCCGCCATGGGGCGCGTGCAGGGTATGCTCGACGAGGTGTTTCCCAGCGATGCGGCGCAGTTGGGCATGGTCAAGCGTCAGCTCGATCAGCTGAGCAAACTGGTGGATGATTTGCACCTGTTGTCGATGGCCCGGGCTGGCCGGTTGGTGCTTGAGCGCAGCGATTTCCCCTTGATGGCGCTGGTGGCCGAACGGCTGGCCTGGTTTGAGCCGCAATTGGATCAGGCCGGCGTTCGAACACAGGTCAGTATGACCGATGGGCTGCGGGTGCATGCCGATCGCGATCGCCTGGGCCAGGTCATCAACATTCTGGTTGATAACCTGTTGCGTTATGCGGCAGGCGGCGGTGAGTTGAATATTGTGGCGTGTCAGGTTCAAGACCAGGTAGTGATTGAAATCGGTGACCGTGGCCCGGGCATCGAAGCACAGCATCTGGACAGCGTATTTGATCGCTTCTGGCGGGCGGAACGCTCCAGGGCGCGTTACTCGGGCGGCAGCGGGCTGGGCTTGTCCATCGCCCGGGCGATCTGCCAGGCCCATGGCGGCGCCATGACCGCCAGCAACCTGGACGAGGGTGGCACGCTGATCAGGGCACAGTTCCCGGTGTAG